From a region of the Acidimicrobiales bacterium genome:
- a CDS encoding cobyric acid synthase encodes MTGGLMVCGTTSDAGKSSVVTALCRLLARRGVKVAPFKAQNMALNSYVTPSGHEIGRAQGVQALAAGIEPEAAMNPILLKPTGERTSQVVVLGRPLAHMSAVEYHEHKPQLLQTVLDSLDDLRRRFDVVIVEGAGSPTEINLLDHDIVNLRLAHEADLPAIVVGDIDRGGVFAALYGTVALLPDHYRARVKGFVINKFRGDPALLGDGLAELERHCGVPTLGVVPYVHDVALDAEDSLSLSGRRPRPLGEAKGDSLDIAAVRLPRISNFTDLDALSIEPGVGVRLVDDAAALGEPDLVVLPGSKATVADLDWLRGRGLDRAIDRLRRRGTLVLGVCGGYQMLGRRLHDDVESGRGTVDGLGWLDVETTFAPDKITRQRRGHAMGARVTGYEIHHGIVTRGARSAGWLHLDDVYGSEDEGAVDLEDASVLGTSLHGVFEDDGFRAVFLTEVGRRRDKSFVPAGVSFAKAREAQFDRLADVLEAALDLDALDRIISEGCLRS; translated from the coding sequence GTGACCGGCGGGCTGATGGTGTGCGGCACGACCAGCGACGCGGGCAAGAGCTCGGTCGTCACTGCGCTGTGTCGCCTACTCGCCCGACGCGGCGTGAAGGTGGCGCCGTTCAAGGCCCAGAACATGGCGCTCAACTCCTACGTGACGCCGAGCGGCCATGAGATCGGCCGGGCCCAAGGAGTGCAGGCGCTGGCCGCGGGCATCGAGCCGGAAGCGGCCATGAACCCGATCCTGCTGAAGCCGACCGGCGAGCGGACGAGCCAGGTCGTCGTGCTCGGCAGGCCGCTGGCCCACATGAGCGCTGTCGAGTACCACGAGCACAAGCCGCAGCTGCTGCAGACCGTGCTCGACTCACTCGACGACCTGCGCCGACGGTTCGACGTGGTGATCGTCGAGGGCGCAGGCAGTCCCACCGAGATCAACCTCCTCGACCACGACATCGTGAACCTGCGCCTGGCCCACGAGGCCGACCTGCCCGCCATCGTGGTCGGCGACATCGACCGGGGCGGCGTGTTCGCCGCGCTCTACGGGACGGTGGCCTTGCTGCCCGACCACTACCGCGCTCGCGTCAAGGGCTTCGTCATCAACAAGTTCCGCGGCGACCCGGCGCTGCTCGGTGACGGCCTGGCCGAGTTGGAACGGCACTGCGGCGTGCCCACCTTGGGCGTCGTCCCTTACGTACACGACGTCGCCCTCGACGCCGAAGACTCGTTGTCGTTGTCGGGCCGCCGGCCGCGGCCGCTGGGCGAGGCCAAGGGCGACAGCCTCGACATCGCTGCCGTCCGACTGCCTCGCATCTCCAACTTCACCGACCTCGATGCACTCTCCATCGAACCCGGCGTCGGCGTTCGCTTGGTCGACGACGCCGCCGCCCTCGGCGAGCCCGACCTCGTCGTGCTGCCCGGCAGCAAGGCGACCGTCGCCGACCTCGACTGGCTGCGAGGACGGGGCCTCGACCGTGCCATCGACCGCCTCCGTCGTCGGGGCACGTTGGTGCTAGGCGTCTGCGGGGGCTACCAGATGCTCGGCCGCCGCCTGCACGACGACGTGGAGTCGGGACGAGGAACGGTCGACGGCCTCGGGTGGCTCGACGTGGAGACCACCTTCGCTCCCGACAAGATCACCCGCCAGCGCCGCGGGCACGCCATGGGCGCTCGCGTCACCGGCTACGAGATCCACCACGGGATCGTCACCCGCGGCGCACGTTCTGCCGGCTGGCTGCACCTCGACGACGTGTACGGCAGCGAGGACGAGGGCGCCGTCGACCTGGAGGACGCGTCGGTGCTGGGCACCTCGCTGCACGGCGTCTTCGAGGACGACGGGTTCCGGGCTGTGTTCCTCACCGAGGTCGGGCGTCGGCGCGACAAGTCGTTCGTGCCCGCAGGCGTGTCGTTCGCCAAGGCCCGCGAGGC
- a CDS encoding aminotransferase class I/II-fold pyridoxal phosphate-dependent enzyme, whose translation MISEHGGNARAVAQALGLDPDDVLDLSASLNPVAPDPTRIVARHLDALSRYPDPTRATAALADAMDVEVDRLLLTNGGAEAIALVAADVHAGWADECDFALYRRYLPVLDPTGARFRSNPHNPTGRLADAEQRADVWDEAFYPLATGRWTRGDADAVVIGSLTKLLACPGLRVGYVLADAATIERLRQRQPQWSANGLVCAALPDLLDTVDLLVSARAVATLRAQLLALLTDHGLDPLPSDANYVVCNDVYAELVKHGIVVRDCTAFGLPDRVRIAVPDEHGLARLAEALS comes from the coding sequence GTGATCAGCGAACACGGGGGCAACGCCCGCGCCGTGGCGCAAGCGCTCGGGCTCGACCCCGACGACGTGCTCGACCTGTCGGCCAGCCTCAACCCGGTGGCGCCCGATCCCACCCGGATCGTCGCCCGCCACCTCGACGCCCTCAGCCGCTACCCCGACCCCACGCGCGCCACCGCAGCGCTGGCCGACGCCATGGACGTGGAGGTCGACCGGCTGCTGCTCACCAACGGCGGCGCCGAAGCCATCGCCTTGGTGGCCGCCGACGTGCACGCCGGATGGGCCGACGAGTGCGACTTCGCCCTGTACCGGCGGTACCTCCCCGTGCTCGATCCCACCGGCGCCCGCTTCCGGTCCAACCCGCACAACCCCACGGGCCGACTGGCCGACGCAGAGCAACGCGCCGACGTGTGGGACGAGGCCTTCTACCCGTTGGCCACCGGCCGGTGGACCCGCGGCGATGCCGACGCTGTCGTCATCGGCTCGTTGACCAAGCTGCTCGCGTGCCCTGGCTTGCGCGTCGGCTACGTGCTCGCCGACGCCGCCACGATCGAGCGTCTCCGTCAGCGCCAACCGCAGTGGTCGGCGAACGGCTTGGTGTGCGCCGCCCTTCCCGACCTGCTCGACACCGTCGACCTGCTTGTGAGCGCGCGTGCCGTCGCCACGCTGCGAGCGCAATTGCTCGCCTTGCTGACGGACCACGGCCTCGACCCACTGCCCTCCGACGCCAACTACGTCGTGTGCAACGACGTCTACGCCGAGCTGGTGAAGCACGGCATTGTCGTGCGCGACTGCACGGCGTTCGGCCTGCCCGACCGGGTGCGCATCGCCGTGCCCGACGAGCACGGCCTGGCCCGCCTGGCGGAGGCACTCTCGTGA
- a CDS encoding CobD/CbiB family cobalamin biosynthesis protein: MSRGRAVALGLVADMVLGEPPVRPHPVALFGRTVRAVEHRLYRDTRAAGARHAAVGVGIGAAAGVVVRSTALATYVAVAGRALWQAADAVAVALDADDLDEARRLLPALVGRDPAGLDAKDIARAAVESVAENTVDAVVAPALWAMAAGAPGAFAHRATNTLDAIVGHRSPRYARFGWASARLDDAAAFVPARATAFLVAAVRPRAAVSVVQAVRRDAPHHPSPNAGVAEAAFAAALGLRLGGESRYGERVELRPPMGDGRPPEPHDIGRAIRLSQHVTAALAAGLAVRS, encoded by the coding sequence GTGAGCCGCGGCCGGGCCGTGGCCTTGGGCCTGGTGGCCGACATGGTGCTCGGGGAGCCGCCCGTGCGGCCGCACCCCGTCGCCCTGTTCGGGCGGACGGTGCGCGCCGTGGAACACCGCCTCTACCGCGACACCCGTGCGGCAGGGGCGCGCCATGCAGCAGTCGGGGTCGGCATCGGCGCGGCGGCAGGAGTGGTCGTGCGCTCCACGGCCCTGGCCACGTACGTCGCCGTCGCGGGCCGGGCCCTGTGGCAGGCGGCCGACGCTGTCGCCGTCGCCCTCGACGCCGACGACCTCGACGAAGCGCGCCGGCTCCTCCCCGCACTGGTGGGACGCGACCCCGCAGGCCTCGACGCCAAGGACATCGCTCGCGCCGCCGTCGAGTCGGTGGCGGAGAACACCGTCGACGCCGTGGTGGCGCCCGCCCTGTGGGCCATGGCCGCAGGTGCTCCCGGCGCCTTTGCCCATCGAGCGACCAACACGTTGGACGCCATCGTCGGCCATCGTTCGCCGCGCTACGCCCGCTTCGGGTGGGCGTCGGCCCGCCTCGACGACGCCGCCGCTTTCGTGCCGGCGCGCGCCACCGCCTTCCTCGTGGCAGCAGTGCGACCACGGGCCGCCGTTTCCGTCGTGCAGGCCGTGCGTCGCGACGCACCGCACCATCCGTCGCCCAACGCCGGGGTTGCCGAGGCCGCGTTCGCCGCCGCCCTTGGGCTCCGACTCGGCGGAGAATCGCGGTACGGCGAGCGGGTGGAGCTGCGACCGCCGATGGGCGACGGGCGACCTCCCGAGCCGCACGACATCGGCCGCGCCATCCGCCTGTCGCAACACGTGACGGCGGCGTTGGCCGCGGGATTGGCGGTGCGGTCGTGA
- a CDS encoding adenosylcobinamide-GDP ribazoletransferase gives MNGARRAVAFLTPFGGAADPARDAVMWFPTVGVVLGLALGGVWWLAAEAWSPLVAAALVVVADLGVTGLLHADGLVDSADGLLPHLDRHRRLEVMAAPDAGAFGVWVAVAVFALRWGALATLNPAPFLLAGLWCASRTAMAVTMTRVPYARPAGGLATAFGPGGNEPVIALGLPAALLLAAGWRPIIGPLAVLWALAAAAGVVLLARRRLGGFTGDVLGAAGLVGETVGLVVAAARW, from the coding sequence GTGAACGGCGCACGCCGCGCCGTCGCCTTCCTGACGCCGTTCGGGGGCGCCGCAGACCCCGCTCGGGACGCGGTGATGTGGTTCCCCACGGTGGGCGTGGTGCTCGGCCTGGCGCTGGGTGGCGTGTGGTGGCTGGCCGCCGAAGCGTGGTCGCCGTTGGTGGCCGCCGCCTTGGTCGTCGTGGCCGACCTGGGCGTGACCGGGCTGCTCCACGCCGACGGCTTGGTCGACAGCGCCGACGGGCTGTTGCCCCACCTCGATCGCCACCGCCGCCTCGAGGTCATGGCGGCACCGGATGCCGGCGCCTTCGGCGTGTGGGTGGCCGTCGCCGTGTTCGCCCTGCGCTGGGGCGCCCTGGCCACGCTCAACCCCGCGCCCTTCCTGCTCGCCGGGCTGTGGTGCGCGTCGCGCACGGCCATGGCGGTGACGATGACGCGAGTTCCGTACGCCCGGCCCGCGGGCGGCCTGGCCACCGCGTTCGGACCCGGAGGCAACGAGCCCGTGATCGCCCTCGGGCTGCCCGCCGCACTGTTGTTGGCCGCCGGCTGGCGGCCGATCATCGGCCCGCTCGCAGTCCTGTGGGCCCTGGCCGCGGCCGCGGGCGTCGTCCTGCTCGCCCGCCGACGGCTGGGCGGCTTCACCGGTGACGTGTTGGGCGCGGCCGGCTTGGTCGGCGAAACCGTCGGCCTCGTCGTGGCGGCGGCCCGATGGTGA
- a CDS encoding bifunctional adenosylcobinamide kinase/adenosylcobinamide-phosphate guanylyltransferase: MITLVLGGARSGKSAVAEALAARLGDDVTYVATGAAADDPDMGARIAAHQARRPATWSTVEAGADLADVLRSLPGPVLLDALGTWVAGAEGFAVDGGELCAALRTRQGVTVVVSEEVGLGVHPSTEVGRRFRDALGTLNQAVAAIADDVLFVVAGRVLPLERP; this comes from the coding sequence GTGATCACGCTCGTGCTCGGCGGTGCCCGGTCGGGCAAGTCGGCGGTGGCCGAAGCTCTCGCCGCTCGCCTCGGCGACGACGTCACCTACGTGGCGACCGGTGCCGCGGCCGACGACCCCGACATGGGCGCCCGCATCGCCGCCCACCAGGCGCGCCGTCCCGCCACATGGTCGACGGTCGAAGCGGGCGCCGATCTGGCCGACGTGCTGCGCTCGTTGCCAGGGCCCGTGCTCCTCGATGCGCTGGGCACGTGGGTGGCTGGGGCCGAAGGCTTTGCCGTCGACGGTGGCGAGCTGTGCGCCGCGCTGCGCACCCGCCAGGGCGTCACCGTCGTCGTGTCAGAAGAAGTCGGGCTCGGCGTGCACCCCTCGACCGAGGTCGGTCGCCGCTTCCGCGATGCCTTGGGCACGTTGAACCAGGCGGTCGCCGCTATCGCCGACGACGTGTTGTTCGTCGTGGCCGGTCGGGTGCTTCCCTTGGAGCGCCCGTGA